The Xenorhabdus doucetiae genome has a window encoding:
- a CDS encoding GNAT family acetyltransferase, protein MEIRVFRQDDFEAVITLWERCDLINSGDDPEIDIERKLNHDADLFLVAEVAGEVVGTVMGGYDGHRGHAYYLGVHPEFRGRGIANALISRLEKKLLARGCPCILILVPEENDATICMCEKMEYDYLGQENVMFSKRLIID, encoded by the coding sequence ATGGAAATTCGGGTATTTCGGCAAGACGACTTTGAAGCCGTTATCACACTTTGGGAACGTTGTGATTTGATTAACTCTGGTGATGATCCAGAAATAGATATTGAGCGTAAACTTAACCACGACGCTGATTTATTTCTGGTTGCTGAAGTGGCAGGGGAAGTGGTTGGTACAGTGATGGGCGGTTATGATGGGCATCGGGGTCATGCGTATTATCTGGGGGTTCATCCTGAATTCAGAGGCAGGGGAATAGCTAATGCTTTGATCTCTCGTCTTGAAAAAAAATTATTGGCCAGAGGTTGTCCCTGTATTTTGATTCTGGTTCCAGAAGAAAATGATGCAACAATCTGTATGTGTGAAAAGATGGAATATGATTATTTAGGTCAAGAAAATGTGATGTTTAGCAAGCGCTTGATTATTGACTAA
- a CDS encoding tyrosine-type recombinase/integrase: MAAELNKLSDKKLKNLHGKERGNIEFFADGAGLSAKASKAGGISWVFTYRLDGKKLNRLTIGRYPDMPLKQARETRDKCRNWLASGKDPKLQFNLTMQESLKPVTVKDAIEYWIDHYGRDNRVNINTLILQLEKHIYPYIGEMALSDCDIIYWLQCFDRMKKDAPVASGGILQLCKQALKFCRVRRYAVSHVLDDLTIQDVGKKQNKGQRYLEDNELGQLWESINAGIYLPYYNNLLKILVVFGCRTREIRLSKCSEWNFNSMLWTVPKENSKTGERIIRPIPECMKPFLENLVCQNHKNDYLLGEFKSTETVSEYGTKVWKKLGHLDKWSLHDLRRTFSTKLNDMKVAPHIVDQLLGHILPGVMAIYNKSQYLPEKLDALNKWCERLDVLAGTYENVIILKTAQ; encoded by the coding sequence ATGGCTGCCGAACTAAACAAGCTCAGTGACAAAAAACTTAAAAACCTGCACGGAAAAGAAAGGGGTAATATTGAATTTTTTGCCGATGGCGCTGGATTGAGTGCAAAAGCATCTAAAGCTGGTGGTATTAGTTGGGTTTTTACCTACCGACTTGATGGTAAAAAGTTAAACCGCCTTACCATTGGGCGCTATCCTGATATGCCCCTCAAACAAGCTCGTGAAACACGGGATAAATGCCGTAACTGGTTAGCCTCTGGTAAAGATCCAAAGCTCCAATTTAATTTAACGATGCAAGAATCATTAAAACCAGTCACTGTAAAAGACGCTATCGAATATTGGATAGATCACTATGGCAGAGATAATCGAGTGAATATTAATACCCTCATTCTTCAATTAGAAAAACATATTTATCCCTATATTGGGGAAATGGCATTGTCTGACTGTGACATAATATATTGGCTGCAATGCTTTGATAGAATGAAAAAGGATGCTCCGGTGGCTTCTGGTGGCATACTTCAATTGTGCAAGCAAGCCTTGAAATTTTGCCGGGTAAGAAGGTATGCAGTTAGCCATGTATTGGATGATTTAACTATTCAGGATGTTGGAAAAAAACAGAATAAAGGCCAGAGGTATTTAGAAGATAATGAACTTGGTCAATTATGGGAATCCATAAATGCAGGTATTTACCTACCTTATTATAATAATTTATTGAAAATATTGGTTGTATTTGGTTGTCGGACAAGAGAGATCAGATTATCGAAATGTTCAGAATGGAACTTTAATTCCATGTTATGGACTGTCCCAAAAGAAAACAGTAAGACAGGTGAAAGAATTATTCGTCCTATACCTGAATGTATGAAACCGTTCTTAGAGAATCTTGTTTGTCAAAATCATAAAAATGATTACCTATTAGGAGAATTTAAAAGCACCGAAACAGTATCAGAATATGGCACGAAGGTATGGAAAAAATTAGGTCATTTAGACAAATGGTCTCTACATGATTTAAGACGAACTTTTTCCACAAAATTGAATGATATGAAGGTAGCTCCACATATTGTTGATCAGCTTTTAGGCCATATTTTACCGGGCGTCATGGCGATATATAATAAGAGCCAATACCTGCCAGAAAAACTGGACGCTTTAAACAAATGGTGTGAACGATTGGATGTATTGGCGGGTACTTATGAGAATGTGATTATATTAAAAACAGCTCAATAG
- a CDS encoding helix-turn-helix transcriptional regulator yields MTIQYNSPTPEERRSILSEYGEPYDRLVREKERHHITSISRTSAWKLENEGRFPARKPLGRNSCAWLLSDLLHWVRNPPTVKNVNNPYSRKSAN; encoded by the coding sequence ATGACCATTCAGTATAATTCACCTACACCAGAAGAACGCCGCTCTATCCTTTCCGAGTATGGAGAACCTTATGATCGCCTTGTCCGCGAAAAGGAACGCCATCACATCACCTCTATTTCCAGAACGTCAGCATGGAAACTGGAAAATGAAGGACGCTTCCCTGCCCGTAAGCCATTAGGTCGTAATTCCTGCGCTTGGTTATTAAGTGATTTACTGCATTGGGTTCGTAATCCGCCAACAGTAAAAAACGTGAATAATCCATATAGCCGTAAATCTGCTAATTAA